From one Phycisphaerae bacterium genomic stretch:
- the asnB gene encoding asparagine synthase (glutamine-hydrolyzing), producing the protein MCGIAGILSLTPDKRVAPAALATMAAQLVHRGPDDDGQYLDPQGRCGFAFRRLSIIDLAGGHQPITNEAGTVQVMLNGEIYNFRALRAELEAQGHRFATRADSEVIAHLYEQVGEACFNRLAGMFAIAIWDEARGRLLLARDRFGKKPLTYAIHDDCLYFASEAKAILALPGLPRELDPQSLHRYLVFQYVPAPHSIYRGFRKLPPAHFLDLPAAQPAVSRPQCYWQVPAEPFTGTYADARVRLGELLTAAVERRLIADVPLGAFLSGGIDSSIVVALMRKLGVSPLRTFTIGFADARYDETAYARLVAERFQTEHHEHVVTPQAREILDTLAWHYDEPFADSSAIPTYYVSRWTRQSVTVALTGDAGDECFAGYDRYRAAQLAARLDWIPVGMRRALAGAGTALPHSQPRTLSNRLYRFAAALAESPAQRYLAWVNVFPPALLAAGYRPEFRAALDFDEPSRWFRELYGSGTGPAPERAIHADFASYLPYDLLTKVDSASMACSLECRVPFLDHELVAFARSLPLRWRLGAAGGKRILKDWARDLLPAELLNRPKMGFGVPVGAWFRTELQDLVRERLLAADSLLARVFRPPWLAELVNAHISGRANHEHRLWALLMLELWHQRWNPVCSLDGP; encoded by the coding sequence GTGTGCGGCATAGCCGGCATCCTGAGCCTGACTCCCGACAAGCGCGTCGCGCCCGCAGCGCTGGCGACGATGGCCGCGCAGCTTGTGCACCGCGGACCCGACGACGACGGGCAGTACCTCGACCCGCAGGGCCGCTGCGGATTCGCGTTTCGCCGGCTTTCAATCATCGATCTCGCCGGCGGACATCAGCCAATCACGAATGAAGCTGGCACCGTCCAGGTCATGCTCAATGGCGAGATCTACAACTTCCGCGCGCTGCGGGCGGAACTCGAAGCCCAGGGACACCGCTTCGCCACGCGGGCCGACAGCGAGGTCATCGCCCACCTCTACGAGCAAGTCGGCGAAGCGTGCTTCAACCGACTCGCCGGCATGTTCGCGATTGCCATTTGGGATGAGGCCCGGGGGCGGCTGCTGTTGGCCCGCGACCGCTTCGGCAAGAAACCACTGACCTATGCCATCCATGACGACTGCCTGTACTTCGCGAGCGAGGCGAAGGCGATCCTGGCGCTGCCGGGCCTGCCGCGCGAACTCGATCCGCAGTCGCTGCACCGCTACCTGGTCTTTCAGTATGTGCCCGCGCCGCACTCGATCTATCGCGGCTTCCGCAAGCTGCCGCCGGCACATTTCCTTGATCTCCCGGCGGCACAACCCGCCGTCTCCCGGCCGCAGTGCTACTGGCAGGTCCCCGCGGAACCCTTCACCGGCACATACGCCGACGCCCGCGTGCGGCTCGGCGAACTGCTGACCGCCGCCGTCGAGCGGCGACTCATCGCGGATGTGCCGCTCGGCGCGTTTCTCTCCGGCGGTATTGACTCGTCCATCGTCGTCGCGCTGATGCGAAAGCTCGGCGTTTCGCCCTTGCGGACATTCACGATCGGTTTCGCTGACGCGCGCTATGACGAGACGGCGTACGCGCGGCTGGTCGCCGAGCGCTTTCAGACCGAGCATCACGAGCATGTCGTGACGCCGCAGGCACGCGAAATTCTCGACACGCTCGCCTGGCACTACGACGAGCCGTTCGCCGATTCGTCCGCGATTCCGACTTACTACGTGTCACGCTGGACGCGTCAATCCGTGACGGTCGCCCTGACCGGCGATGCCGGCGACGAGTGCTTTGCGGGCTATGATCGCTATCGCGCCGCGCAGCTCGCCGCCCGGCTGGACTGGATCCCGGTCGGCATGCGCCGCGCGCTGGCCGGCGCCGGAACTGCCCTGCCCCACAGCCAGCCGCGCACGCTCAGCAATCGCCTGTACCGCTTCGCGGCCGCGCTGGCCGAGTCGCCCGCGCAGCGCTACCTGGCCTGGGTCAACGTGTTTCCGCCGGCGCTGCTGGCGGCCGGCTATCGCCCGGAGTTCCGCGCGGCGCTGGACTTCGATGAGCCGAGCCGGTGGTTCCGTGAGTTGTACGGCTCCGGAACGGGTCCGGCGCCGGAGCGGGCGATCCACGCCGACTTTGCCAGCTACCTCCCGTATGACCTGCTCACGAAAGTCGACAGCGCGTCGATGGCGTGCAGCCTGGAGTGCCGCGTGCCGTTCCTTGACCATGAGCTCGTCGCGTTCGCGCGCAGCCTGCCGCTGAGATGGCGGCTCGGCGCTGCGGGTGGGAAACGCATCCTCAAGGACTGGGCGCGCGACCTGCTGCCCGCCGAACTCCTCAACCGGCCTAAAATGGGTTTTGGCGTGCCGGTCGGAGCGTGGTTTCGCACCGAGTTACAGGACCTTGTGCGTGAGCGACTGCTCGCGGCCGACAGCTTGCTCGCCCGCGTCTTTCGCCCGCCATGGCTCGCTGAACTCGTGAATGCACACATTTCCGGACGTGCCAACCACGAGCATCGGCTCTGGGCGCTGCTGATGCTGGAGCTTTGGCACCAGCGCTGGAACCCCGTGTGCAGCCTCGACGGTCCCTGA
- a CDS encoding FliM/FliN family flagellar motor switch protein: MIIDQSEIDSLLEEASGLAAEAADTTTMAPAPPAPPPAPTPCTFKMPTDPNVRRLLRLRVPVIVQLASRPMPISNVRDLSVGAIIEFEKSVEDPLDLLINNRLIGQGQCVKVGENFGLRVTRICDTAQRIRSMGGD; this comes from the coding sequence ATGATCATTGACCAGTCGGAAATCGACTCGTTGCTGGAGGAAGCCAGCGGACTGGCGGCGGAGGCCGCGGATACGACGACGATGGCGCCGGCTCCACCGGCGCCCCCACCCGCGCCGACCCCGTGCACCTTCAAGATGCCGACCGATCCCAACGTGCGCCGGCTGCTGCGGCTGCGCGTGCCGGTGATCGTTCAGCTCGCCTCCCGCCCCATGCCGATCTCGAACGTGCGCGACTTGTCGGTGGGTGCGATCATCGAGTTCGAGAAGTCGGTGGAAGACCCGCTCGACCTGCTGATCAACAACCGGCTGATCGGGCAGGGCCAGTGCGTGAAGGTCGGCGAGAATTTCGGCCTGCGGGTGACGCGGATCTGCGACACGGCCCAGCGCATCCGCTCGATGGGCGGCGATTGA
- the murJ gene encoding murein biosynthesis integral membrane protein MurJ: MSAQRSVVSHAKLIAICTLISRITGLVRDILLAQAFGLGWVQDAFAYAFQFPNLFRRLLGEGAMAPVFVPTFTRTLENEGREAAWKLLARTLALMTVTLVLVIMAIALIIAAIWWLAPLDAEHAAARQLLLSLTVLMLPFMLTICVVALLSSLLNCIGSFVPAALTSIVLNVGMITAIAWLGPMLYPAQPTRQVYVVALAVVVSGVLQIIFLVPALRANGVRLRWDLTWRDSTVQHMLRLLVPVALGQGVLAFGVFLDAQVCTMLTHVAGTPHTATVLGWTFTYPLTEGALSAITYAQRLYQFPLGVLVISLATAALPAFSRLAARQEWPAWVAEVRQSLRLAVFEGVLAGVMMIVIPQALTRLLFERGHFTPEDTVRTSYVVACYGFGLWAFCAQHIVLRAFYSVGDVRTPLTISAVLLPVNVALNVSLIWFDAIREAAFAVSSVTTSSLSIVIGLVLLQRRIGVALLDRATILALLWIVLAGVVTGVLVAAVQPGWGALTAHVPSRLAARAAETLGLLMIGTGVYVGAAWLMRLHEIALLWPRRWRRSAAPPA; encoded by the coding sequence ATGTCCGCACAGCGCAGCGTCGTCTCGCACGCCAAACTCATCGCGATCTGCACGCTGATCTCACGCATCACCGGGCTGGTGCGCGACATCCTGCTCGCGCAGGCGTTCGGCCTGGGCTGGGTGCAGGACGCCTTCGCCTACGCGTTCCAGTTTCCGAACCTCTTCCGCCGGCTGCTGGGCGAAGGAGCCATGGCGCCGGTCTTTGTCCCGACGTTCACGCGGACGCTCGAAAACGAAGGCCGGGAAGCCGCTTGGAAACTGTTGGCCCGCACGCTGGCCCTGATGACCGTCACGCTCGTGCTCGTCATCATGGCGATCGCGCTGATCATCGCTGCCATCTGGTGGCTGGCACCGCTCGATGCCGAGCACGCCGCTGCCCGCCAGTTGCTGCTGTCACTGACTGTCCTGATGCTGCCGTTCATGCTGACCATCTGCGTCGTGGCCCTGCTGTCGAGCCTGCTGAACTGCATCGGCAGCTTCGTACCGGCGGCGTTGACCTCCATCGTGCTCAATGTCGGCATGATCACCGCCATCGCGTGGCTGGGCCCCATGCTCTATCCCGCGCAGCCCACGCGCCAGGTCTACGTCGTGGCGCTGGCCGTGGTGGTCTCCGGCGTCCTGCAGATTATTTTCCTGGTGCCGGCGTTGCGCGCAAACGGCGTGCGGCTCAGGTGGGATCTGACATGGCGCGATTCGACGGTGCAGCACATGCTCCGCCTGCTCGTGCCGGTCGCGCTGGGGCAGGGCGTGCTGGCCTTCGGCGTCTTCCTGGATGCCCAGGTCTGCACGATGCTCACGCACGTCGCAGGGACCCCGCACACCGCCACGGTGCTGGGCTGGACGTTCACCTACCCCCTGACCGAAGGCGCCCTCTCTGCCATCACCTACGCCCAGCGCCTGTACCAGTTCCCGCTCGGCGTGCTCGTGATTTCGCTCGCCACGGCGGCACTGCCCGCGTTCAGTCGGCTCGCAGCGCGCCAGGAATGGCCCGCGTGGGTCGCCGAGGTACGACAGTCGCTAAGGCTGGCTGTCTTCGAAGGCGTGCTCGCGGGTGTCATGATGATCGTGATCCCGCAGGCGCTGACCCGGCTGCTCTTCGAGCGCGGCCACTTCACGCCGGAAGACACGGTGCGGACAAGCTACGTGGTCGCGTGCTATGGCTTCGGGCTGTGGGCCTTCTGCGCCCAGCACATCGTCCTGCGCGCGTTCTACAGCGTAGGCGATGTACGCACGCCGCTGACCATCAGCGCAGTTCTGCTCCCAGTCAACGTGGCGCTGAATGTCAGCCTGATCTGGTTCGACGCCATCCGCGAGGCCGCGTTTGCCGTCAGCTCCGTGACGACCTCGTCGCTTTCGATCGTGATCGGGCTGGTTCTGCTCCAGCGGCGGATCGGTGTGGCGCTGCTGGATCGCGCCACGATTCTGGCGCTGCTCTGGATCGTGCTGGCAGGCGTGGTGACCGGCGTGCTGGTCGCGGCCGTGCAGCCGGGTTGGGGCGCGCTGACGGCGCACGTGCCCAGTCGGCTGGCGGCCCGGGCCGCCGAGACACTGGGCTTGCTCATGATCGGCACGGGGGTGTACGTTGGGGCCGCGTGGCTGATGCGGCTGCACGAAATCGCCTTGCTCTGGCCACGACGGTGGCGGCGAAGCGCGGCACCCCCGGCGTGA
- a CDS encoding glycosyltransferase family 39 protein: MSSTAADAAAGSVPTSTPQPPPDTGRQVRRLAWRLFLFALILRLGWATLATVTPVSDCRGYHTMALNWLKTGEFRHSHGRAYRTPAYPAFLAGVYAVFGENLRAAWLFHAAFGGSCTALVTLIAGRVASPRTALIAGLLHAVWPTSVIYVPVLVSENLATPLLLLCVFLCARAHSRVGRPAVLGFLAAGLVFGLLMLVRPSNLFFAPGLLLVALRDFERRAWRWPAPMGLVVGMAVALSPWLIRNYRLGLGPLTFSTQAGVALWWGNNPSTHDGGSSAVDVSEGKGLGEVAVSQLYFERALDWVRAKPQRYAELCGIRLLRFFGKSVDDFANRYWWPTPDIDAAMLQWDRHHQGRPAQRQHAQSVIDWNWRTEERLRRAVAPVVLLAFIGALVRYRRFGLVTLPVCSYCAGLCLTAFVERYRVVSDPLLLICLGALLADIMFGTRELGGGRNSRYIKGALAVAVMVAGVYVDKARIDRGWYARAPLPPATSGPASAPTPAPATPP; the protein is encoded by the coding sequence GTGAGTAGCACCGCCGCGGACGCGGCGGCGGGGAGCGTTCCCACTTCCACGCCGCAGCCGCCGCCGGACACCGGGCGCCAGGTCCGGCGCCTGGCCTGGCGGCTGTTCCTCTTCGCGCTCATCCTGCGCCTCGGTTGGGCGACCCTGGCGACGGTTACGCCGGTCAGCGATTGTCGTGGCTACCACACGATGGCGCTCAACTGGCTCAAGACGGGCGAATTCCGGCACAGTCACGGCCGCGCGTACCGCACGCCGGCGTACCCGGCGTTCCTCGCCGGGGTGTACGCGGTCTTCGGCGAGAACCTCCGGGCCGCGTGGCTGTTTCACGCGGCGTTCGGCGGCTCCTGCACCGCGCTCGTCACACTGATCGCAGGGCGGGTGGCTTCGCCGCGGACCGCCCTGATCGCGGGCCTGCTCCACGCGGTCTGGCCGACCTCGGTCATTTACGTGCCGGTACTGGTCTCCGAGAATCTCGCGACGCCGCTCTTGCTGTTGTGCGTGTTCCTCTGCGCGCGGGCGCACAGCCGTGTGGGCCGACCAGCCGTCCTCGGGTTCCTGGCGGCGGGTCTCGTCTTTGGGTTGTTGATGCTGGTGCGGCCGTCCAACCTGTTCTTTGCGCCGGGGTTGCTACTGGTGGCGCTGCGAGATTTCGAACGGCGGGCCTGGCGCTGGCCGGCACCCATGGGGCTCGTCGTCGGCATGGCGGTGGCCCTGTCGCCGTGGCTGATCCGCAACTACCGCCTGGGCTTGGGGCCGCTGACGTTCTCGACGCAGGCCGGCGTGGCTTTGTGGTGGGGCAACAACCCGTCGACGCACGACGGCGGCAGCAGTGCGGTCGACGTCTCCGAGGGCAAGGGCCTGGGCGAGGTTGCCGTGAGTCAGCTCTACTTTGAGCGCGCACTGGACTGGGTACGCGCCAAGCCCCAGCGCTACGCGGAGCTATGCGGGATCCGCCTGCTGCGTTTCTTCGGCAAGTCCGTGGACGATTTCGCCAACCGCTACTGGTGGCCGACGCCCGACATCGACGCCGCCATGCTGCAATGGGACCGGCACCACCAGGGCAGGCCGGCGCAGCGCCAGCATGCACAGTCCGTCATCGACTGGAACTGGCGCACGGAAGAGCGGTTGCGCCGGGCCGTGGCACCAGTGGTCCTCTTGGCGTTCATCGGGGCTCTCGTGCGCTACCGCCGGTTCGGCCTCGTCACGCTGCCGGTGTGCTCGTATTGCGCGGGCCTGTGCCTGACGGCGTTCGTCGAGCGGTATCGGGTCGTCTCGGACCCGCTGCTGCTGATCTGTCTCGGGGCGCTGCTGGCGGACATCATGTTCGGAACACGCGAGCTCGGCGGCGGGCGCAACAGCCGCTACATAAAAGGCGCACTTGCGGTGGCCGTCATGGTAGCCGGAGTCTATGTTGACAAGGCCCGGATCGATCGCGGCTGGTACGCACGCGCCCCGCTGCCGCCGGCCACCAGCGGGCCGGCGTCCGCTCCGACGCCCGCCCCCGCGACGCCGCCGTAG
- the gmd gene encoding GDP-mannose 4,6-dehydratase: MPTALITGITGQDGSYLCELLLSRGYEVHGIIRRSSSFNTGRIEHLYQDVHEAPVRVRLHYGDLGDGTSLRRIMTQVMPDEVYNLGAQSHVRVSFDQPEFTADVGGLGALRLLECIRDVNPQVRFYQASSSEMFGNATSGPIHEQTPFEPRSPYAAAKIFAYYVTRNYREAYGLFAVNGILFNHESPRRGETFVTRKVTRAAARIKVGLQKEVYLGNLEAKRDWGFAGDFVDAMHRMMRHTQPDDFVVGTGESHSVRELCEQAFGRLQLDYHDFVKTDPRYFRPTEVDVLLADPRKARQVLGWEPKVRFKELVQMMVDADLDLAEREYYAQTKGRRGAPPSAPGTGGGCE, translated from the coding sequence ATGCCAACCGCACTGATTACGGGCATCACCGGGCAGGATGGCTCATATTTGTGCGAGCTGCTGCTGAGCAGGGGCTACGAGGTGCACGGCATCATTCGCCGCAGCAGCTCGTTCAACACCGGCCGGATCGAGCACCTGTACCAAGACGTGCACGAGGCGCCGGTGCGGGTTCGCCTGCATTATGGCGACCTGGGGGACGGGACCAGCCTGCGCCGCATCATGACGCAGGTCATGCCCGACGAGGTGTACAACCTGGGCGCCCAGTCGCACGTGCGCGTCAGCTTCGACCAACCGGAATTCACGGCGGATGTCGGTGGTCTGGGGGCCCTGCGCCTCCTGGAGTGCATCCGCGACGTGAACCCCCAGGTGCGTTTCTACCAGGCCTCCAGCAGCGAGATGTTCGGCAACGCGACCAGCGGGCCGATCCACGAGCAGACGCCGTTCGAGCCGCGCAGCCCCTACGCGGCGGCGAAGATCTTCGCCTACTACGTGACGCGTAACTACCGCGAGGCGTACGGCCTGTTCGCGGTGAACGGGATCCTGTTCAACCATGAGTCGCCACGCCGCGGCGAAACGTTCGTGACGCGCAAGGTGACGCGGGCGGCGGCGCGCATCAAGGTCGGCCTTCAGAAAGAGGTTTACCTCGGCAACCTGGAAGCCAAGCGCGACTGGGGCTTCGCCGGCGATTTCGTCGACGCGATGCACCGCATGATGCGGCACACCCAGCCCGACGACTTCGTGGTGGGCACGGGCGAGTCGCACTCCGTGCGCGAGCTGTGCGAGCAGGCGTTCGGCCGCTTGCAGCTTGACTACCACGATTTCGTCAAGACGGACCCGCGCTACTTCCGGCCGACGGAAGTCGACGTGCTGCTGGCTGACCCGCGCAAGGCGCGCCAGGTCCTCGGCTGGGAGCCCAAGGTGCGCTTCAAGGAACTCGTCCAGATGATGGTCGACGCGGACCTGGACCTCGCCGAGCGCGAGTACTACGCCCAGACGAAGGGCCGGCGCGGCGCGCCCCCCAGCGCGCCCGGGACGGGAGGGGGTTGTGAGTAG
- a CDS encoding methyltransferase domain-containing protein, with protein sequence MRSAVAHLKAWLAEPLTRGRDLDDPRTTELRRHVLRHKPFLRRIYEEWYEAIAAKLPGGDLPVLELGSGAGFMPDRIPGVITSEVFPCPGVDRVVDAQTLDFPPRSLRAIVMIDVLHHLPRVRTFFAAAARCVAPGGAVVMIEPWITAWSRFVYTRLHHEPFAPDAAEWEFPPAGPLSGANGALPWIVFCRDRAQFEREFPQWRIRSVEPMMPMRYLLSGGMSLRGLTPRWTFGAWRRVERALGAWMDHLAMFALIALTRTAAEDVCQPH encoded by the coding sequence ATGCGCAGCGCCGTGGCGCATCTGAAGGCCTGGCTCGCCGAGCCCCTCACACGCGGCCGCGACCTCGATGATCCGCGCACCACGGAGTTGCGCCGGCACGTCCTGCGCCACAAACCGTTCCTGCGGCGAATCTACGAGGAATGGTACGAGGCCATCGCCGCCAAGCTGCCGGGCGGTGACCTGCCGGTGCTCGAACTCGGCAGCGGGGCGGGCTTCATGCCCGACCGCATTCCCGGCGTGATCACCTCCGAGGTCTTTCCCTGCCCCGGCGTGGACCGCGTCGTCGATGCGCAGACGCTCGACTTTCCGCCACGCAGCCTACGGGCCATCGTCATGATTGATGTCCTGCACCACCTCCCGCGCGTCCGCACGTTCTTCGCGGCGGCCGCGCGCTGCGTCGCCCCGGGTGGAGCCGTGGTGATGATCGAGCCGTGGATCACGGCTTGGTCGCGGTTCGTCTACACGCGCCTGCACCACGAGCCATTTGCGCCCGACGCCGCCGAGTGGGAGTTCCCGCCGGCCGGTCCGCTCTCAGGCGCCAACGGCGCACTGCCGTGGATCGTCTTTTGCCGCGACCGCGCCCAATTCGAGCGCGAGTTCCCGCAATGGCGGATCCGCTCCGTGGAACCAATGATGCCGATGCGGTATCTTCTGTCCGGCGGCATGTCGCTGCGCGGCCTGACACCGCGCTGGACGTTCGGGGCGTGGCGCCGGGTCGAGCGGGCCCTGGGTGCGTGGATGGACCACCTGGCCATGTTCGCGCTGATCGCGCTGACGCGCACTGCTGCGGAGGACGTATGCCAACCGCACTGA
- a CDS encoding class I SAM-dependent methyltransferase → MFYRFYDTLFADKDYAGEIQRALALGGIAQPARRVLEIGSGTGGHTLACARCGHHVVGVEVDARMVELAEQKRAALPEELHARIRYFHGRVEDLADEGFDIALALFNVVNYLGTLAALQTFLAAIAQRLRPGASLVCDAWNGVAALLDPPRDKETLVETATHTLRTMVHGRTDPMALRTVLHYTLEAQDKATARRERGTHELVQTLWPAKVIAEAAELAGLDMLGVHPLGDTSRAATDKDWRILLLARRRAER, encoded by the coding sequence ATGTTCTATCGCTTTTATGACACGCTGTTCGCGGACAAGGATTACGCCGGTGAGATTCAGCGTGCGCTCGCGTTGGGCGGCATAGCCCAGCCGGCAAGGCGTGTACTCGAGATCGGGTCCGGTACCGGCGGGCACACGCTGGCCTGCGCTCGGTGCGGCCACCACGTCGTGGGCGTCGAAGTCGATGCCCGTATGGTGGAGCTGGCCGAGCAGAAGCGGGCAGCGCTGCCAGAGGAACTCCACGCACGAATCAGGTACTTCCATGGCCGCGTGGAGGACCTGGCCGACGAGGGCTTTGACATCGCCCTGGCGTTGTTCAACGTCGTGAACTATCTCGGCACGCTCGCAGCGCTGCAGACGTTCCTGGCGGCGATCGCCCAACGGCTGCGGCCGGGGGCGTCGTTGGTCTGCGACGCCTGGAACGGCGTGGCCGCGTTGCTCGATCCGCCGCGCGACAAGGAGACGTTGGTGGAAACCGCCACGCACACGCTGCGCACCATGGTCCATGGCAGGACCGATCCGATGGCGCTGCGCACGGTGTTGCACTACACACTGGAGGCGCAGGACAAGGCGACCGCCCGGCGCGAGCGCGGCACCCATGAACTCGTGCAAACGCTCTGGCCGGCGAAGGTGATCGCGGAGGCGGCCGAGCTGGCCGGCCTCGACATGCTCGGCGTGCATCCGCTCGGCGACACGTCCCGGGCCGCCACCGACAAAGACTGGAGAATCCTTCTGCTGGCCCGGCGGCGAGCGGAGCGCTAG